The sequence below is a genomic window from Longimicrobium sp..
CTACGCGGTCGTGGTCGACCTGGACGAGAACCGGCTGTACTTCGCCAAGGGGCGGCGGGTGCTGTGGAGCGCGCCCGTCGGCACCGGCACCGGGCTGCGGATGGAGTCGGACCGCGCCGCGTGGGATTTCCACACCCCGAACGGCGCCTTCCACGTCACCCACAAGGCGCGCGAGCCGGACTGGATCGCCCCCGACTGGTACTTCCTGGAGCACGACCTCCCCGTCCCCGGGCCGAACGATCCCAAGCGCCGCTTCACGCGCGGGCTGGGCGCGGCGGCGGTGTACATCGGGCGCGGGCTGGCCATCCACGGCACCGACCGGCCCGAGCTGCTGGGGCGCCGGGTGAGCCACGGCTGCATCCGCCTCTCCAACGCGAACGCGCTGCGGCTGTACCACGACGTGCAGATCGGCACCGAGGTGGTGATCGTCGGCGGCTCGCGCGCGGCGCAGCCCGCGCCGCCGCCGGCCGCGCGCACCAGCTCGCGCCCCGCGGGGACGCCGCCCCCGCGCGATCCCTATGTCGTGGAGCTCGAGGGGCTGGCGACGGACGAGCTGCTGGCGTCGCTCGACGACGAGCTGGTGGCCGACGCCGTCGCCGAGGGCGACGCGAAGTGGCCGACCATCGCCAGCGTCCTCCTCTTGCGCGGGGTGAAGGAGGAGGACGACGAGGCGCTGGCGGGGCTGATGTCGCGCATCGACGGGCTCGGCGAGGGGCGCCTGCGCGAGGAGTTCGCCGTCTACCTAGCCGACGCCTTCTCGCAGGGGCCGCTGCGCACGCTCGACGTCCTCGGCCGCATGGACCGGCAGCGGCGCGACGAGGTGGCGCGCGCCATCGTCGCCGCCTCCGTCGGCCTCTACCCGGGCGATCCGGGCGACACTGCCACGCCGTGGCCCACGAAGCGCGCGCCGCGCGAGGCGCTGGGCGGCCGCTAC
It includes:
- a CDS encoding L,D-transpeptidase — translated: MRKSTLLLIAPLALSAITSDLAAQQRRAARDVEPTTARQPLRVRSQALSRGGYAVVVDLDENRLYFAKGRRVLWSAPVGTGTGLRMESDRAAWDFHTPNGAFHVTHKAREPDWIAPDWYFLEHDLPVPGPNDPKRRFTRGLGAAAVYIGRGLAIHGTDRPELLGRRVSHGCIRLSNANALRLYHDVQIGTEVVIVGGSRAAQPAPPPAARTSSRPAGTPPPRDPYVVELEGLATDELLASLDDELVADAVAEGDAKWPTIASVLLLRGVKEEDDEALAGLMSRIDGLGEGRLREEFAVYLADAFSQGPLRTLDVLGRMDRQRRDEVARAIVAASVGLYPGDPGDTATPWPTKRAPREALGGRYAERAWEALLAAEDEVREERGLETRRISER